The nucleotide sequence CGTCGTCGGCGACTCGGCCCTGCAGATGCAGGCCTTCGCCGCACCCCGCACCGAGGGCCTGTGGACCGACATCCGCCGCGAGATCGCGATGTCCGTCGAGCGCCAGGGCGGCACCGTCGAGGAGGTCGTGAGCGACCTCGGCACCCGGCTGCGCACGCGCCTGCCCTCCGCCGGCCCCGACGGGCGCACCGTCTTCGCGCCCGCGACCTTCGTCGGCGTCGACGGCCCCCGCTGGTTCCTGCGCGGGGTCCTCTCCGGCCGCGCGGCCATCGACGACGAGGCGGCCGAGCCGCTCCTCGAGGTCCTGCGCCAGGTCGTCGTCGTCCGCGGCACGGACCCGATGGCCCCGCGCGAGCTGCTGCCGCTGCGCCTGCCGACCGACGGCCCCGACGAGCAGGCCCCCGTCGAGGAGGCCGACGACGCCGACGGCACCACGACGCTCGACCCGTTCGAGCGCGGCCCCGAGATCACCGAGGTGCGGTGATGACCCTCCGCGAGCGCCTGCGCGACCTCTCGCGCACGCCGCTGGAGCAGGACGCCGACGAGCTCCAGCAGCAGTCGGCGTCCGAGGGCGGCGACGACCTGTCGGCCCTCGCGCCGCGCTTCTCGGCCTGCGTGTGCGGCTCGGTCCGCGCCGTGACGCTGCCGCCGCGCCGCAGCGTGCCCGCCCTCGTCGCCGAGGTCTGGGACGGCAAGGGCGCGGTCAACCTCGTCTGGGTCGGCCGTCGCTCGATCGGCGGCATCGAGCCGGGGACCTTCGTCCGGGCCCGCGGGCGGGTCACGACGGTCCGGGGCGTGCAGACGATCTTCAACCCGGCCTACGAGATCCTCCCGAAGCAGTGAGCGCCGCCACGCCTGCGCCCGCGGCCGAGACCGTCGAGGCGCTGATCCGCCACCGCCTCTCGGTGGCGCTCGGCGGGTGGCGTGGCTCGGTCGAGACCGCCCTGCCCACGGTCGTCTTCGTCGTCGCGTGGTCGGTGACCGACCACGACGTCAAGGTCGCGGCGATCACGGCGATCGGCGTGGCGCTCGTCCTCGCGGTGCTGCGCCTCGTCCAGCGCTCCTCGCTCCAGCACGTGCTGGGGGCGGTCCTCGCGACCGGCATCGCGGCGTTCTTCGCGCTGCGCTCCGGCGAGGCCCAGGACGCCTTCCTGCCCGGCATCCTCACGAGCGCCGGCTTCCTCGTCGCGACGGTCGTCTCGATCCTCACCCGCTGGCCCGCCGTCGGCTTCATCGTCGGCGCCGGGGACCCCCGCGCCGCCGAGGACCCGTTCGGCTGGCGCCGCGACGCCGGGATGGTCCGCGTCTGCGTCCGGCTCACGTGGGTGCTCGTCGCGCTCTACGTCATCCGGCTCGCCGTCATGGTGCCGCTCTACCTCGGCGAGCAGGTGGCGCTGCTGGGTGTCGCCAAGGTCGTCCTCGGCTGGCCGCTGTGGGTGGGCGGGATCGCCGTCATGGGCTGGCTGCTCGTCTCGGGCCACACCCCGCTGGAGCCCGGTCGCGGGCCCGCCGCGGGCGACGGCGCCGACGAGCCGCTGGCCGGTCGCGACGCCTGAGCGGCGTCCGAAGGCGCCTGCGGCTCAGGCGCCCTCGTCCTCCTCGCGCTTCTGGCGGCGACCGGGGGAGAGCAGCGACTCGAGGTCGGACTCGGCCTCGGGCGTGGTGACGAAGAGGAGCTCGTCGAGCGGCTCGAGCGCGTCGTCGCGGCTCGGCGCGATCGGGTGCCCGTCGCGGATGATGCCGGTGAGGACGGTGTCGGCGGGGAAGGGCACGTCGCCGACGCGCGCGCCGGCGTAGGGGCTGCCGAGCGGCAGGGTCATCTCGACCATCATCGCCCGGCCCTGCTGG is from Arthrobacter sp. NEB 688 and encodes:
- a CDS encoding DUF3710 domain-containing protein — protein: MSIFRRSKRTETEPASAPEAEDATTVEDDATEAPEAESADRTGGPFDVSEVDGRDGRLDLGALWVRGVAGMELRLEVEQETQVVNAATAVVGDSALQMQAFAAPRTEGLWTDIRREIAMSVERQGGTVEEVVSDLGTRLRTRLPSAGPDGRTVFAPATFVGVDGPRWFLRGVLSGRAAIDDEAAEPLLEVLRQVVVVRGTDPMAPRELLPLRLPTDGPDEQAPVEEADDADGTTTLDPFERGPEITEVR
- a CDS encoding OB-fold nucleic acid binding domain-containing protein → MTLRERLRDLSRTPLEQDADELQQQSASEGGDDLSALAPRFSACVCGSVRAVTLPPRRSVPALVAEVWDGKGAVNLVWVGRRSIGGIEPGTFVRARGRVTTVRGVQTIFNPAYEILPKQ
- a CDS encoding DUF3159 domain-containing protein, translated to MSAATPAPAAETVEALIRHRLSVALGGWRGSVETALPTVVFVVAWSVTDHDVKVAAITAIGVALVLAVLRLVQRSSLQHVLGAVLATGIAAFFALRSGEAQDAFLPGILTSAGFLVATVVSILTRWPAVGFIVGAGDPRAAEDPFGWRRDAGMVRVCVRLTWVLVALYVIRLAVMVPLYLGEQVALLGVAKVVLGWPLWVGGIAVMGWLLVSGHTPLEPGRGPAAGDGADEPLAGRDA